A part of Streptomyces sp. NBC_00557 genomic DNA contains:
- a CDS encoding alkaline shock response membrane anchor protein AmaP, with protein MTPRSALNRTLLALAGLVLLGGGLLILFAGLDLYRRHDLAPPAGWPLTTPADVLLGSADRARWSSQGWWWPAVIAALALVALLALWWLLAQLSRRRPGSLPVGGTPPQEGVELRDHALSEAIANEAGALPGVGHAAVHITGRPARHRTRIDLTLTPEGTPGATLGALCEGPLSTARRSTGLPDPPTEVRLQVSRHGPHRVE; from the coding sequence GGCCCTCGCCGGGCTGGTCCTCCTCGGCGGCGGACTGCTCATCCTCTTCGCCGGGCTTGACCTCTACCGGCGGCACGATCTGGCCCCACCCGCCGGCTGGCCCCTGACCACCCCGGCCGACGTCCTGCTCGGCTCCGCCGACCGGGCACGCTGGAGCAGCCAGGGCTGGTGGTGGCCCGCGGTCATCGCCGCCCTCGCACTCGTCGCCCTGCTCGCCCTGTGGTGGCTGCTCGCCCAGCTGAGCCGACGCCGCCCCGGCTCCCTGCCCGTCGGCGGCACACCCCCGCAGGAAGGCGTCGAACTGCGCGACCACGCACTCAGCGAAGCGATCGCGAACGAAGCCGGTGCCCTGCCAGGGGTAGGCCATGCGGCCGTACACATCACCGGCCGACCGGCCCGCCACCGCACCCGCATCGACCTCACCCTCACCCCCGAGGGCACGCCCGGCGCCACTCTCGGCGCCCTCTGCGAAGGCCCGCTCAGCACGGCTCGCCGGTCCACCGGCCTCCCTGACCCGCCTACCGAGGTCCGGCTACAGGTCAGCCGCCACGGACCACACCGCGTGGAGTAA
- a CDS encoding DUF6131 family protein, translated as MIILGVILLVVGFLTGLSILWTIGIILLVVGAILWILGAMGHAVAGRRHYW; from the coding sequence ATGATCATCCTGGGCGTCATACTGCTCGTCGTCGGCTTCCTCACCGGCCTGTCCATCCTGTGGACCATCGGGATCATCCTGCTGGTCGTCGGAGCCATCCTGTGGATCCTCGGCGCGATGGGACACGCCGTCGCCGGTCGACGCCACTACTGGTAG